A section of the Roseovarius sp. W115 genome encodes:
- a CDS encoding cupin domain-containing protein: MTQLYKNQAFTIAHADDGAFVGAGLRAFFEYRQLGIAEATQGKFGAHVIRAVPGMESPAEWHSHDLEFQMVYVTRGWVVFEYEGEGEHILREGSCVLQPPGIKHREVRHSDDLELIEITSPAEFGTSLEDAPA; encoded by the coding sequence ATGACCCAACTCTACAAGAACCAGGCCTTCACCATCGCCCATGCCGATGACGGCGCGTTTGTCGGCGCGGGGCTGCGGGCGTTCTTTGAGTATCGCCAGTTGGGCATTGCCGAGGCCACGCAAGGCAAGTTCGGGGCGCATGTCATTCGGGCGGTGCCGGGGATGGAAAGCCCGGCGGAGTGGCATTCGCATGATCTGGAGTTCCAGATGGTCTATGTCACCAGGGGCTGGGTGGTGTTTGAGTATGAAGGCGAGGGAGAGCATATCCTGCGGGAAGGCTCTTGCGTGCTGCAACCGCCGGGGATCAAGCACCGCGAGGTGCGGCATTCGGATGATCTGGAACTGATCGAGATCACCAGCCCTGCGGAGTTTGGCACCAGTCTGGAAGATGCACCTGCATGA
- a CDS encoding DcaP family trimeric outer membrane transporter, with protein sequence MNHFKLKAGVCIASLFATASLATADELQELRDRIDALEAQQAQLEAQQTKPQRQTLPGAIPNLGSFILPRAESLGDPDQISGREGLGRLSFALSEQTKVTIYGFVRAEAFYDFDFSQGDTSDPSALLDPANETSGDFEQSVRVSRFGIRSKSDTGIGTFSTQLEFDLFSEDASTTSPDLRLRHANIRYKTGNSEVLLGQFWTNFMPLTHYPTTADFEGPVGISFARVPQVRYTYDTGTGLRLSASLEEANGGENSEDPVLTAAAFYGQDRFSVRAAGLIGTRPTPVGDVDTYGVTVSGSVSPWQGGTFTGTYTHGDNLGNLLIGPGGDPDALGTDNDVDAFTLEFRQDLGDKWNVGVAYGYANYGLETVVAGNAFDEVQTVHVNAFYTPVENFTLGFEYIFADIEGDAFSEDADRLGFSATLRF encoded by the coding sequence ATGAACCACTTTAAACTCAAGGCTGGTGTATGCATTGCCAGCCTTTTTGCTACTGCGTCGTTGGCTACCGCCGACGAGCTGCAAGAACTGCGAGACAGAATTGACGCACTTGAAGCTCAGCAGGCACAGCTGGAAGCACAGCAGACCAAGCCACAGCGTCAAACTCTGCCCGGCGCAATACCAAACTTGGGCAGCTTTATTCTGCCGCGCGCCGAGTCTCTGGGTGATCCGGATCAAATCTCTGGACGGGAAGGCCTGGGCCGCTTGAGCTTTGCGCTCAGTGAGCAAACCAAGGTCACCATTTATGGTTTCGTCCGCGCAGAAGCATTCTACGACTTCGACTTTTCGCAAGGCGACACGTCGGATCCATCCGCTTTGTTGGACCCAGCAAATGAGACCAGTGGTGATTTCGAGCAAAGCGTCCGTGTGTCGCGTTTTGGCATCCGCAGTAAATCGGATACCGGAATTGGGACGTTCAGCACGCAGCTTGAATTCGATTTGTTCAGCGAAGATGCGAGCACCACGTCGCCAGACCTGCGCTTGCGTCATGCGAACATCCGCTACAAGACAGGCAACAGCGAAGTCCTTTTGGGCCAGTTCTGGACCAACTTCATGCCTTTGACGCACTACCCCACCACGGCGGACTTCGAAGGTCCAGTGGGCATCTCCTTCGCGCGCGTTCCACAGGTCCGTTACACCTACGACACAGGCACCGGCTTGCGACTCTCGGCGTCGCTTGAGGAGGCCAACGGCGGTGAAAACTCCGAAGATCCGGTTCTCACCGCAGCGGCCTTCTACGGCCAGGATCGCTTTTCGGTACGTGCTGCTGGTTTGATTGGCACACGACCAACACCAGTGGGCGATGTTGATACCTACGGCGTCACAGTCTCGGGCAGCGTTTCGCCTTGGCAAGGCGGTACTTTCACCGGCACATACACGCATGGCGACAATCTCGGCAACCTGTTGATCGGCCCTGGCGGGGATCCAGACGCTCTTGGGACTGACAATGACGTCGATGCATTTACGCTCGAGTTTCGTCAGGATCTCGGTGATAAATGGAATGTTGGTGTCGCTTACGGGTATGCCAACTACGGGCTGGAAACTGTGGTCGCAGGTAACGCCTTTGACGAGGTCCAAACCGTCCACGTGAACGCCTTCTACACACCAGTAGAAAACTTCACCCTGGGCTTTGAGTACATCTTCGCAGATATCGAAGGTGACGCTTTTTCCGAAGACGCAGATCGCCTCGGTTTCTCGGCGACTTTGAGGTTCTAA
- a CDS encoding DUF6497 family protein, producing the protein MRCRATYLWALVAACLISGPASSAMAAEETPIALPSGLEAHLQETISDQPGSGLVYRFRFVAPAFTGQEDFEAQTADLEHLCNDYALPRIPKLGPKPDRIVISLADQSSEFGRFDPDVMQIFETFSLQSGTCILELF; encoded by the coding sequence ATGAGATGCCGGGCGACATATCTGTGGGCGCTTGTCGCGGCCTGCCTGATATCGGGCCCGGCGTCGAGCGCGATGGCGGCGGAGGAGACGCCCATCGCGCTCCCTTCGGGGCTTGAGGCGCATTTGCAGGAAACGATTTCCGACCAGCCGGGCAGTGGCCTTGTCTATCGCTTTCGCTTTGTCGCGCCCGCGTTCACCGGTCAGGAGGATTTCGAGGCACAGACCGCTGATCTTGAGCATCTGTGCAACGACTACGCCCTGCCGCGCATCCCCAAACTGGGCCCGAAACCCGACAGGATTGTGATATCCCTGGCCGATCAATCGTCAGAATTCGGACGTTTTGACCCCGATGTGATGCAGATTTTCGAGACGTTTTCGCTGCAAAGCGGCACCTGTATCTTGGAGCTGTTCTGA